The sequence below is a genomic window from Poecile atricapillus isolate bPoeAtr1 chromosome 15, bPoeAtr1.hap1, whole genome shotgun sequence.
CATGCAGTAGTGGCATGATTGTCTACTTGGCATCGGTCACACCACACGGGAACTCGATAGGATTTTCGGAAGTGCCCTCTGTTGGCACATCGATAGCAGATGGCTGAAGGTGTGGTGGAAGGTTTACGTCCGCTTCCCAGTTTACTGACTGCAGCAGCAAGTAGACTTGTAGTTGGCTTGATGGCTTCTGCAATGGCATTGGCTGCTAGCTGCCCTTGTTGCGTCTGATTTACTCGCAGGGCACTATCTAGCATGTCTCCCACgtctgcttgctttgggagcGTGGCAAGGATAGGCTTTATCTTCGAGTTGGCATTCTCAAAAGCTAACAGTTTAAACATGTTCTGTTTTGCCTCTTCAGTCATGTCATTCTGAGCTTTTAGGGCTGCTGACAGACGATCGATGAAATGGGAATACGGTTCCGTGAGGCCTTGTCGTACtgttgtgaaggaaggatgaggcTTGGAATCAGGCACAACATTAAAGGCTTGACGAGCAAGCTGTGCAGACAAATGATGCATTGCAAGAGGGTAGTTTAGCTGTACAGCCATATGACTGTAAATTCCTGAACCAGTGAGCATGTCGGCATTAAGTCCATATAATACATCATTTTGATCTCGAGGTCGATTGGCTTCTAGAACTTTTCTattccttctcccacaccataAGCTGTGGTGGAGTTAAAAGCAGATGTGCGAGATTTTGGCTGTCTATGGGACTATTAACATCAGAGGTGAACAGCCAAtccaatgcagtgtttgcagcttcagatttaATGCCATTCTCAGTGACTGTCTTTTTGGCTTGCTGCAAGATCTTCCAGTCATGCTGTTCATAACGTGGATTTTGCTGATTGTATAAAATGGGACAAGCAACTGCCCCTGCTGCTTGCCATTCTCCCTCAAGAATTGCATCTCGAATGATGCCggaccacctctgctgtgctctgtgttttctcttctcttcctccaggGTGATAGAACTAGAACAAGGTTGTGGTGTTGACAGTGtttccaaaggtggagcagatggttcaggaCGCAGCATATCCTGTAGTTGTTGAACTGACTCTGCTCGCTGTCTcggtgtttgctgcagagctgctttctcttgttGAGGCTGTGCTCTATTAGCACATAAGGTTTGTTCAATCTGAGCTTGCAGCTGTTGCACGAGCTGCTCTATTTGTTGTTGCCATCCCAGTAGCTCTTTCTTTGATGTAGCCTTGTCATCAGTTGGCTCTGCAACCGCTGCAAGCCGTCCATCATCGGAGTGCATAGAGATGTCATCATTGGAGGGGAGAGGAATGTCCTGCGGTCTTCCCCAGTGAACGGTAGATGGCATCGAAGGGTAGATCTTTGGTTTGCACTTTGTGGCTCTTGTGTCTGCTGACGTATCAGGCTCTgcatggctggagctggcgcCCGCTCCTTCCAGGGATGCCGTCATTTCTACATCCGCATTCGGCAGGGTAACTTCCGGCTTAGGCTCTGCCGGCGCGCCGGAGCCGGAGAAGGCTCTGCCGGTGCAGCCGGAGCCGCGTCAGAGCACCCCTGAGATTTTAGAAGTTCTGACATGGTGCTACACTGCTTCCCTGTGAGCCCCTTCGCTGGCCGGACATGCCCAACTCCGAAAAATGCTCTCAAACGGCTAACGGACCCGGCAGGAGGTGACTGGGGCGCGTCCGTCTCGGACGGCGCCATGACATctaaagcagctgctgctactgaGGATTCTGCCTTCATATCCCTTAAGGCATTTAGCACAATTTTCCATACTGAGCCAAGGGCTATTACGTCTTTACTCTTTCCCATGATTGTCGTGTCCCACATCAGATTCCCGACATCTATCCATTCTTCtaccgcaaaaagcagtgagggcaCTGCAAAATGCCCATGATTTTTcgcccatataatgagcttatccaggtccttttccctggctgctccgcctcatttaacgaggatgctgaaaagcagtttttccaccaccgcaaattccacatccatgctaaCGGCCCACGGCaggggggaaggttgcgacccttctacagCACCCCTGCCCctcggactcccccagcgactcGCCCCTGTTGATTTGTGAGCCGCCTgtctggtaccgatccaaggcagcatctatctgcactcagatccgctccaccaacctcggtccaaggctccgtcccaccgtgcGTGGACCCAccgaagcccccctgcccgcagggtgtcccgttCGAGCACCAGATCTTGAGAACTCCGCCAGCTATTCatcactcttcacagaagtaattgtgaacaccgtttatttctattattaacacaccttttatagggttttacagggtccgcgggcagaGCAGGCCACTATTGGCTAgtacacacaagtttacattctttcccTTGTACATAttaatattgttttgctttactctctcttctgcaagcaagtttcaaggattttagcccttaatattacgacttattccagaggctggtttgtgcagacaggcttttactaataTATCGTGCCCAccatctgctaaaaaactctctataGAGACTGACTGAGATCATAGAGCAATCATAAAGGGAGTTAAACTGGAATATTACTGGGAGTATCTGGGAGTGAGTGGAAGCATACTGGGTTATTGGGAGTAACTGAGACCATGGTGGGAAGAAATGGCATCGTACTGAGAGTGACTGGGCTCATATTAGAATCATACTGGGACTGGAGCCATAGTGGGAATAATCATACCGGAGGTGACTGGAACCATATTAGGGATGAATGAGAACCCCTGGGGCCATGCCAGGATCACAGTGGTATCATACTGAGAGTGACTGGGATCATAATGAGAACTACAGGGACCATAGTGGGAGTGACTGGGCCCAATCTGGGAGCAACCTGCAGCCTCTCTGTTTGGAACTGGGGGAATGGGCTCATCTGGGGCTCAGGGTTGTTCTAccccagggctgccctgggTCTCactgctgcccccagccccacagagccaAATGACACAGAAGAGACTAGGAACGTGGAACAGACAGGGAATGTGGCCAAGGGCATCTCCAGCAGTTTGGACTGTTGTGCATGGGCTGTTGCCCTTGGGGTCCCAGAAGAGGCAAAATGACAAGCAAAAATAATCCTAATGAAACTCCTTTCCTCcacccttccctccttcccaggctTCACTTTATCCCCAactccctccctctttcccacCACTAGTGCAGGCAGAATGGGAGTGGGGTTATGCTCACTTCATACTGCTACCTCCCCAACAGGGAGAGAAGTCCTTGCCCTGCTCTGGGGTGGGGTCCCTTCCATGAGGTCAGTCCTCCATAGACTTCTCCCATGCAAGCCCTTCCCAGTTTGCCTCTTCATCACCTGCTCCAGAGTGGAGgttttgattgattttttttttgcacaatCATTGTTTTTCACTTTAGCAAATGGACTTATCTTAACTGAGAGAGTTTCAGCAAACAGACTCATCCCAACCTGTGAGTTCTTTTTAGctaaaatttaaacaaatacaAACAACAGAGATTCAGCACCACATTGTGTGGGATTAACAGCAGCTGGTGGTGGATCTCTGCTAAAAGGGAGGTTTCAGGTGGAATTCAGGATTTCTGAATCCTTCTGAACTTCACTGGGGTGTTTCTGCAGGTGGCTGCAGATGGAGAATTTCATCTCAGAGCACCTGTCACTGCTGATCCTGTGCGAGTTCGTGTAGGCGCAGTGGCCGTTGCCCTGGATGTCAAACCTGGATCAACAGCAAAGTAAGAGCTCATGGGACACAGATGGGATGAGAGGGATCCCCGTTTTCAGAGAGATTAacagtgctgcaggagcagggaccaACCTCCCAAGCAAAATTCCCATGAAGAACCCAAACTACCTTCCACTTCTCAACAGAGGGAATATTTTCATGTTCTTGGTCCCAGGAGATTCATCCAGGGATGCCCTCAGGCCCCCATCAGCATCTGCATCCCACAAATCCATGGGTTGTGTCTGAATGCTTTGGCACAACCAGGGAAAGTAGTGTTTGATTGCTCCCACCTCATCAGATTTGTATCTACTTATGCCTCCTGCATCCAGCCCCTGCCCCGGCTCATCCCAGGCTATGGTTTTGTTCTTCAGAAAACGGGACGTACAGGGCATTGAAGAGGGAACCATTGAGCCATTTCCAAGGTCCAGAACCTTCCCTCCGGAGACCAACCCAGTACTCCATGAAGTTCCCATAGCGCAGGAGGAAATTCTGGAGGTGGGGAAAGCAAGGATCACAGGTACCTCCACGCCACTGCCTTCAGGCAATTTCCTGCAGTTTCCAAATCTGCTCCCCAGAGGCTGTTCCACACCACCTCCTCAGGGGTTTCTCTTACCAGTTCCTCCCTGGTGTCGATGGTGGCCAGGTGGGCTTGGCGGGAGAGGCAGAAGTGCTGACTCCCTTCCCAGTCCACTTCCTCCTCCAGGAAGTAAAAGCACTTGTTCCCAAAGCCGATCCCACTCTCCAAGCAACTGGGCAGGGTTGGAGCAGTGCAGGATTGGTGTTTCTTAGCTGAAAACAAGCACAACATGCCCAAATGACCCATGCTGGGAGTTTTCTCCAGGGAGGAGGCTTTTGGGTGGTTCCTGCACCGTCAGCCACTCACCCGCCAGTGCGATGATGACAACTGTGAGAAGCAGCACCACGGTGAGCACAGTGACCACAATGGTCACCTTTCTGTCTTTGGTGCACCTGAGGCTGAAATCTTGGGACAAACAATGTGGGAAGGGCATGAAGAGAACTCCATGTTCTTCCAGCTCTCACATTTCCTTCAACAACTTCCaacacagccccaaaacacactGGAAGCTCCCAGTGGGACACAAGTTCAGTCCAGGGGGCTTCCAAGGATTTTCGAGGCTGCCCAACCTCCCTGCATCACCTCTGTCCCCCCATCCACCATGTAATGGGAGCCATCCCCTAGACCCTTACCTTGCAAACACTTCAACATTTCTTACTCCCCCTCCCCCAGCACCTTTGACCATTTTAGTTTCCCCCAGCACACTGAGCCATATCCTGAGACAACATTCCCACAATCAAACTGGGGCTTACTGgtccttccctctgctccctcctgcagtAGCTCCATCACAGCAGCCGAGTCTCCACCTGTACAAACAAAGCAAATTCTGACTCACACTCGGAGTGGCAAAGGCCTGATTTGCGATATTTTTCTCCTAGGACAGTCAGACATCATTGTTCCTTTGCCACATTTATGTTTGtggcaggaaggaaaacacaatTGCAGCTTTTCAAAAATCAGGACTTGCTTGATTTTTTCAACTCTGCTTCAATCTGCTTCAATCTGCTGGCTCTCAGTGCCCTGAAAAGGTGCTTGTACAAGTCAAGAGGGGTTTTCAGTCCCAGCCCCCACTCCAGGCCATCCAGGGCAccccagaaggtgctggatggCACCGCTTGAGGCAACCCTGATTCCCCaccctgtgcagggcagctcGTGAAGAAGCGGGGGCAGGGGATACTGCCTCTGTACCTTCTTCACAAGTGTCTTCTGCCATCCCCGGGgccacagaggggacaggggcacCCTCCAGGACAAGAATGTCCCTCAGCTCCTCCCAACACGAGGTGATCTTGGACAACACCTCAAGCTCACAGGGCCCAACTAgatcctgctccctcctggagCTTTGCCAGGATGCTCTTGTAgtcctaaaataaaaacacaaaaagttGATAATCCTCCCAACCTCCTGGGTagtcacagctctgctcagcaaagCAAAGCTGGTCCCAGAACAATTTGCTGAAtatttataaggaaaaaaaaatcagaaaaacagagcAAGGGTTGACTGACACAGACTGGAAATACTTGTGGAGGCTGCTAGTCAAGTCACTGGCAACTGCAAAGTGTTTCGATATTTATTACAACTATATAGAGCCCTCACATGAATGCCCAGCAGATGTTTTTGTCATCactgtaaataaaattattacCAGCCTCTGCACCTGGTACTTCCCCCAGgttaatatatatgtattttccATGTGATAACCACCTGCCTATGTCTGCAAAGGTAAGACCCCAAAGGATagttttttccctccaaatgCTTGAATTTTAGTTTAATTGATGTGGTGTTTTGTTACTGCTCCCAATCCCCCAATTCCTTCTGCTCCAGGTTGCATCTTGTGGTGAAAAACtggtggaggaggaagaagtgGGGAAAAGAGGTTGGAGGCACAGaaatttttctccttccaaGCTTTTCCTCTTATTTCCTCTCTCCCAGATTTCTTGACTCCCACCGATTCATGCACCTGTTTTAGATCAAAGTAGCTGCTTCAGTCTACAGAGTGAGGAGGCACCAGCTCACAGACCCCCTCCCAGGTGCAACACTGGCCCCTTCAACCACAGGCCACAAGTGCCATGGATGATTTAGGGGTGATATAACCTATCAGCCTTTCCCATACAGAGCCATTTCCCACTCCTGGGCACAGACTCTGCTCCAGGGAAAGGCTCCAACTCCATTCCAGAACAAGATTCACGTTTAAATAAACTGTCTCTCAGATTGGAAGTAGAGAAATGATGCAGGTTTTCCCTCTCCCACCTCATACCTGCAAAGAGGcaagagggagcagagctggggagggcagaAGTGGTGCTTAGGCTGAGGGCCTCTtccctgcagcagtgcagggacacaCCTGTGTCTGCTGAGGGTGGCTTTGCTCACCATCAAGGGGTCTAAGGGTCCCCAGATACTAACCCACCACAAAGGCACTGCTGCAGAAGCTAGAAgggactgaaaaaaacccaataaaatcACTGAAAAGCACTTACAAGGCAGCAAAAACTAGCTCACCCAAAAAACACATCCAGACACTCAAACCACAACCCCATGGTAGCAAAATCTTTAATAATACCAGCTGAAAAGTAGTGAGTTCAGGGTTTTATCCCCCTTTCTCTGTAATTTGCTACATTTATTTCATCAATTGGTTATTTCAATCCCCCCAAAGATGAGGCCATGGTCTGGGTGTtcagctccatcccatccctggcatTGTTTCAGCCAGTGCCAACTCAACCAGCCCTGAGTTTTACAgagagaagctgcttttccagaacTCACCCTCACAGCTGGGCTCATGGAGACTGAACCAAATCCCTGAGGCTGTGTAAATATGAACTCATGGAGACGGGAAACAGATTTCTGAGGCTGCTTAACGCACACTGGGAATGAGGGCAAAGAGTTCATAGTCACAGTCTGAGCACTTGGCTGTGCTCCAGCAGTTTGGGCTGTTATGCCCAGCGTGTTGCCCTACGGCTCCCAGGAAAAGCAAAGAGGTAGAGAGCACCCTCCAGAAACTGTTGTTTGCTTTAAGCTTTATGTTTAACATTCCCAGTGTGCCACATGTAATGGTTTGTGCCTGACTGGGTGCCTGGTGCCACCAAGGCTGTTCATTATTGGTTTTTTCAACCAGTGTTTTTTtaggattatttatttattaggaTTATTTTTGCTCGTAATTTTGCTTCTTCTGGGACCCCAAGGGCAGCAGCCCATGCACAACAGACCAACCATTGTTTTCAACTCCTCAGTAGCCAGACAGGAAAGAGAACACCCAAGGAAAGGCTTATGCTCAGatcagggcagggagagggcactcccctggcactgccatggACACAACAGACCCAGCTTGgggaaattatttaaatttgtgTCCAGTCGAATCACAACAAGAGaatgagaattaaaataaatcctaGTAAAACTCATCTCCCCACCCCTCTGTCCTTCTGAGGCTTCATTTTATCCCCTATTCCCTCCCGGTGGTGCAAGAGAACTGGATGGGGGTTATGGTCACTTCATTCTGCTCTATATTCTCCTGGATCaatccaaaaaaacccttcccaGGAGTTCCCCCTAGCTGGTCTCCCTCCTTTGAAGTTCttgcatccccatggatcctAGTGATCTCCCCACTTTGGAGTCCTGCTTAGGCATGCTGGGAGGTCCAGGGTTTCCTTTTCCCCTGAATCTGCTTCAACTCCCAGGTTGTCCCAGGGTCACCTTCTTCAAGCTGCCCTCACTCCAGGCACTTGGGGCTCCTTGCTCTCCCTGCTACTCCTTTCAGGGTCGGGGGTCCTGACCCTCCCTCatctctgtgttcccccaccCCTCAAGGCTGCCAGAGGTCCTCCAACTCTGGTATCACCCCTCTTCACTTTCCCAACTGTGGGGGTCCCATGTTACACTCTCCTGGCTCTCCCAGATGTTCCCAGAACTGATGTCCTGCCCCACCAGTACTGGGTGATCACTACATGGACCTCCCACAATGTCCCCACAAGGGGCATTCGAGGCTCATCTCTGGAGTTCTGCAAGTTCCAAACACACCCTCATCCCCCCCCAAGAAGACCTCCCAgggaaatgcaaaaatatttggggtttgaTTCCAGAATCTGAGAGCTCCAAACacccctccaaaaaaatccctgctaGACTTCCCAATATATTTGGGGCAAACTCTCCCTCCCCATTCACCTGAGGGATGTATGGAGTTCGATGCTCCTGGGGCCGGGGAAGCTGCGGACACAGTGATCAGTATCCCTCTCACTTCTTCTGCTCCTTTTCAtgctcctcttccttctctctctctcctcttcctcccactcctttcccatcccctctgccccacagccacagcagaacTGGCTGATTGGTGGGAAGAACCCCACCGGGAATAACATGGGGGAGAATCCCCTCAGCATGGATCTGCTCCCTCATTGTCCACCCTGAGCCCTAGGGATTCATTCCAGGGCTTAAGTGGTGGGAGATAAAGGGTGGACACCCATGGAACTGTCCTTCTTCCATCCCAGCTTcactttttccctccttcttcACCCTCCTTTTCCATTGTTCCCCCCGTTCAAGCAAGTCTCTGCTGTAGGTCACACTGTTGCTTCTTTGGCTGATTCTGGCCCAGTGCTGACcaccagcagagccctggcagagcccagagcagcctcagcatccgtAGAGCccagctgcaaggagagaaaccagaagccgcccgtcagctgaaggctcctgtccccttgtcccaagCCCCCGCAGTGCCCAGGCTATGCTGGCCAtgctcagggctgggcccaaagctgcccatcactgctgcctttgggagcagagcaggagggcaggacatgtgcccagcctgcagccagccatggcagatccagcccctcagcagctgcccagagcaggatgTTCCTGTGCCAGGATGTGCCCactgccatctcccaaaagctcttaTCCCAACATGCCAAGAAGATGGGGCCATCcactgccagaagaaaagctggtcccaaaTGATGTCCTCAGCCTTCTTCAAGGGCACGCCCCATCTACaccacagctggtcccaagcacttccTGATCCAGACTGGACACCACCTAGAATGCttcctttggaaaaacaaacaacaaattaatgaaaatcgattacagacaaaaaggggaagaggaaataATTGTAAAAAGTCTCATCTCTGTCAGGGGCTTGAGAAAGGCCCAACACCTGCATGCTATGGAAAAATccacccatgggtgagggaagcccatgctttctcctttccccctgcactgcCCTCCAAAATCATggtgatcccaaagcaaagcaggggagtggagcagctCAAGCTCTTCCTTGCCTGCAAagcaaagcagccgtgctcagATTCTGGAGTCCTACCTGTGCTCCTGacatgggggtttgtttgtgtcgggttggctcccccagctcctgagGCATGGAGGGTGGTGGGGGAtgttggcagggccaggagccgACTCCCATTTCATAACccccccagcccatgtccctggccctgccaaaaaccagctgtTCAGCCACTGAAGAATCAGCTGCATCCACCCAAGCAAAGGAGGAACCTTTGGTTGCCAGCCAGGCTGCGCAAAGCccaaatctgggagcatccccctgggtctGGACTGATCTGCAAATTTGCTGTGAAGCCTGGCTTagaagaaggtgccagaatcaaagtccatcatcATCAGCTGCCActggccaggtggaggaagCGGTTGTCATCCTTTTTGTCGTCTTacatgtctccagcagcagcagcagccccacctggtacAGCTtccccaggggctccttcttcctTGGGGGTGGGACCAGGCTATCAGGGTTCTGCCCTGCAACACCCAGGCACACGGGGGCACACGGGCACACCTGAGCACATCCAGGCACATTGGGGCACAACTGGGAATACCAGGACACATCCGGGCACACCCAGAAACACCTGTGCAAACCTGGGCACAACCGGGCACACCCAGTAACACCTGGGCACATCAGGGCACATCGGGGCACATCGGGGCACAACCAGTCACTCCCAAACACACCGGGGTACACAGGGGCACACCCGGGAACACCCAGGACcactggggcacacctgggcacccATGGGCACAACAGGGCACACTTAGGCACACCAGGGCAAACCTGGGCACATCCAGGCaacctggggcacacctggacacaccgGGGCACACCACGATCACTTGGGCACATCCAGGCACACCCAAACACACTGGGGCTCCCCGGCGCACCCCAGGGCACCCCCTGAACACACCAGGGCACCCTGGGGCACACCCAAGCACACCCAGGCACACCTGGTACACCCGGGCACACCTGTGCACAACTGGGCACACCTGGGTGCACCCGGGAACTCTGAAACACACCGGGGAACACCCAGGTGCACCAGTGAACACCAGGGCAAACTGGGGCACACC
It includes:
- the LOC131585147 gene encoding C-type lectin domain family 2 member D-like isoform X2 encodes the protein MAEDTCEEGGDSAAVMELLQEGAEGRTNFSLRCTKDRKVTIVVTVLTVVLLLTVVIIALAAKKHQSCTAPTLPSCLESGIGFGNKCFYFLEEEVDWEGSQHFCLSRQAHLATIDTREELNFLLRYGNFMEYWVGLRREGSGPWKWLNGSLFNALFDIQGNGHCAYTNSHRISSDRCSEMKFSICSHLQKHPSEVQKDSEILNST